A section of the Tenrec ecaudatus isolate mTenEca1 chromosome 10, mTenEca1.hap1, whole genome shotgun sequence genome encodes:
- the NUDT2 gene encoding bis(5'-nucleosyl)-tetraphosphatase [asymmetrical]: MALRACGLIIFRRCPIPKLDKDSIEFLLLQASDGIHHWTPPKGHVDPGEDDLETALRETREEAGLEASQLSVIEGFRKELNYVARQKPKTVIYWLAEVKDYDVEIRLSHEHQAYRWLGLDEACQLAGFKDMKAALQEGHQFLCSPEA, from the exons ATGGCCCTGAGAGCATGTGGCTTGATCATCTTCAGAAGATGCCCTATTCCCAAACTGGACAAAGACTCCATTGAGTTTCTACTGCTGCAGGCGTCGGATGGCATTCATCACTGGACTCCTCCCAAAG GTCACGTGGACCCAGGAGAGGACGACTTGGAGACAGCCCTGAGAGAGACTCGAGAGGAGGCGGGCCTAGAAGCCAGCCAGCTGAGCGTGATTGAGGGGTTCAGAAAGGAGCTCAATTATGTGGCCAGGCAGAAGCCTAAAACAGTCATCTACTGGCTAGCGGAGGTGAAGGACTATGACGTGGAGATCCGCCTCTCCCACGAGCACCAAGCCTACCGCTGGCTGGGGCTGGACGAGGCCTGCCAGCTGGCTGGGTTCAAGGATATGAAGGCAGCGCTCCAAGAAGGACACCAGTTCCTCTGCTCCCCGGAGGCCTGA
- the MYORG gene encoding myogenesis-regulating glycosidase: protein MYTFLPDNFSPAKPKPSKELRPLLGSAVLGLLLVLAAVVAWCYYSVSLRKAERLRAGLLDLNQGGFSIRNQKGEQVFRLAFRSGALDLDSCSREGAVLGCSRTADGRPLHFFIQTVRPKDTVLCYRVRWEEATAGRAVEHAMFLGDWAAHWYGGAEMRTQHWPIRLEGQQEPQPFVTSDVYSSNAAFGGILERYWLSSRAAAIKVNDSVPFHLGWNSTERSLRLQARYHDTPYKAPAGRPAAPELSYRVCVGSDVTSIHKYMVRRYFNKPSRVPAPEAFRDPIWSTWALYGRAVNQTKVLQFAQQIRQHRFNSSHLEIDDMYTPAYGDFDFDEAKFPNASDLFRRLGEAGFRVTLWVHPFVNYNSSSFGEGVERELFVREPTGRLPALVRWWNGIGAVLDFTRPEARDWFQAHLRRLRARYAVASFKFDAGEVSYLPRDFSTFRPLADPSVWSRRYTEMALPFFALAEVRVGYQSQNISCFFRLVDRDSVWGYDLGLRSLIPAVLTVSMLGYPFILPDMVGGNAVPERTAGDGDVPERELYVRWLEVAAFMPAMQFSIPPWRYDAEVVAIAHKFAALRASLLAPLLLELAGEVTDTGDPIVRPLWWIAPGDETAHRIDSQFLIGDTLLVAPVLEPGKQERDVYLPAGKWRSYKGELFDKTPVLLTDYPVDLDEVAYFTWAS, encoded by the coding sequence ATGTACACCTTCTTGCCAGACAACTTCTCACCAGCCAAGCCCAAGCCGTCCAAAGAGCTGAGGCCGCTTCTGGGCTCTGCGGTCCTGGGCCTGCTGCTGGTACTGGCTGCGGTGGTGGCCTGGTGCTACTACAGCGTGTCTCTACGCAAGGCCGAACGGCTGAGGGCGGGGCTGCTGGACCTCAACCAAGGCGGCTTCTCCATCCGCAACCAGAAGGGTGAGCAGGTTTTCCGCCTGGCCTTCCGCTCGGGCGCCTTAGACCTGGACTCCTGCAGCCGCGAGGGCGCAGTGCTCGGCTGTTCGCGCACGGCCGATGGCCGCCCGCTGCACTTCTTCATCCAGACGGTCCGGCCCAAGGACACGGTGCTGTGCTACCGCGTTCGCTGGGAGGAGGCGACGGCCGGGCGCGCGGTGGAGCACGCCATGTTCCTGGGCGACTGGGCGGCCCACTGGTACGGCGGGGCCGAGATGAGGACGCAGCACTGGCCCATCCGCCTGGAGGGCCAGCaggaaccccagcccttcgtcACCAGCGACGTCTACTCCTCCAACGCCGCGTTCGGGGGGATCCTCGAGCGCTACTGGCTgtcctcgcgcgcggccgccatCAAAGTCAATGACTCGGTGCCCTTCCACCTGGGCTGGAACAGCACGGAGCGCTCGCTGCGGCTGCAGGCGCGCTACCACGACACGCCCTACAAAGCGCCCGCCGGCCGGCCCGCGGCGCCCGAGCTCAGCTACCGCGTGTGCGTGGGCTCGGACGTCACGTCCATCCACAAGTACATGGTGCGGCGCTACTTCAACAAGCCGTCGCGGGTGCCGGCGCCCGAGGCCTTCCGCGACCCCATCTGGTCCACGTGGGCGCTGTACGGGCGCGCCGTCAACCAGACCAAGGTGCTGCAGTTCGCGCAGCAGATCCGCCAGCACCGCTTCAACAGCAGCCACCTGGAGATCGACGACATGTACACGCCGGCCTACGGCGACTTCGACTTCGACGAGGCCAAGTTCCCCAATGCCAGCGACCTGTTCCGCCGCCTGGGCGAGGCGGGCTTCCGCGTCACGCTCTGGGTGCACCCGTTCGTCAACTACAACTCGTCGAGCTTCGGCGAGGGCGTGGAGCGCGAGCTGTTCGTGCGCGAGCCCACCGGGCGGCTGCCGGCGCTCGTGCGCTGGTGGAACGGCATCGGCGCCGTGCTCGACTTCACGCGGCCCGAGGCGCGCGACTGGTTCCAGGCGCACCTGCGGCGGCTGCGCGCGCGCTACGCGGTGGCCTCCTTCAAGTTCGACGCGGGCGAGGTCAGCTACCTGCCGCGCGACTTCAGCACCTTCCGGCCGCTGGCCGACCCGAGCGTGTGGAGCCGGCGCTACACGGAGATGGCGCTGCCCTTCTTCGCGCTGGCCGAGGTGCGCGTGGGCTACCAGTCGCAGAACATCTCGTGCTTCTTCCGCCTGGTGGACCGCGACTCGGTGTGGGGCTACGACCTGGGCCTGCGCTCGCTCATCCCCGCCGTGCTCACCGTCAGCATGCTGGGCTACCCGTTCATCCTGCCCGACATGGTGGGCGGCAACGCCGTGCCCGAGCGCACGGCCGGCGACGGCGACGTGCCCGAGCGCGAGCTCTACGTGCGCTGGCTCGAGGTGGCCGCCTTCATGCCGGCCATGCAGTTCTCCATCCCGCCGTGGCGCTACGACGCCGAGGTGGTGGCCATCGCGCACAAGTTCGCCGCGCTGCGGGCCTCGCTCCTGGCGCCGCTCTTGCTGGAGCTGGCGGGCGAGGTCACGGACACCGGCGACCCCATCGTGCGCCCGCTCTGGTGGATCGCGCCCGGTGACGAGACGGCGCACCGCATCGACTCCCAGTTCCTGATCGGGGACACGCTGCTGGTGGCGCCCGTGCTGGAGCCCGGCAAGCAGGAGCGCGACGTCTACCTGCCCGCCGGCAAGTGGCGCAGCTACAAGGGCGAGCTGTTCGACAAGACGCCGGTGCTGCTCACCGACTACCCTGTCGACCTGGACGAGGTCGCCTACTTCACCTGGGCATCCTAA
- the LOC142457851 gene encoding large ribosomal subunit protein eL39-like: MSSHNTFRIKRLLVRKQKQNQPIPQWILKKTGNKIRYNSTRRHWRRTKLGM, from the coding sequence ATGTCTTCTCATaacactttcaggatcaagagattgcTGGTTAGGAAACAAAAGCAGAATCAGCCCATTCCTCAATGGATTCTAAAGAAAACTGGTAATAAGATCAGGTATAATTCCacgagaagacattggagaagaaccaaactGGGTATGTAA